GCTGGCGCATCGTTGTTCTCTCAGTGTCGGTTGAGCGAGGGGGTCGGACTGGACGTTGCTGCCGTGACCGTGACCGTGGCCGTGGCCGTGGCGGTGTGGGCGGGTGGTCATCTGACGGGGTCGAGGCCGGGGACGCCGTTGGCTCGCATGGTGGCGATGGCGTCGCGAACCTGGTGGCGGGTCGTCGGGTCGAGTCCGCGGACTGGACGGGGGAGGTTCGGGTGCGCCACCAGGCCGAGTTCTTCGGCGACCGCGGAGGTGACTCGGTAGCTGCCGTGGTCGAAGAACAGGTTCCACAGCGGCATCAGCCGGTTCGAGAGCTCGGCGGTTCGGGCGGCGTCCCCAGCGCCAGCGGCATCGACGATGGCTCGACACGGGTCGGGGACGGTGCCGGCGAGGACGCTGTACCAGGTGTCGCAGCCGGCGTTGAGGCCTTCAGCGGCGACGTCGTCGCCGCTGATGCCGATGGTCACGCCGGCGGGGAGCTGGGAGCGGAGGTTGTCGACGCGCTCCCGCAGAGCGTCGGGGCCGTCGTGGTCGGGTGGGATCTTGATGGAGGCGATGGCGGGGAGTTGGGCGATGCGGGCGTGCAGGTCGTCGCTGAAGGTGAAGTGGGTGGTGCCGGGGTTGTCGTAGACCACGACCGGGACCGACACGGCGGCGGTGACGTCCTCGAACAGTGCGTAGACCTCCTCGTCGGACAGCGGCTGGTAGGACACGGGTGCCAGTAGGAGGGCGGCGGCGCCGGCTTGTTGGGCGTCGTCGATGTAGCGGAGCACGTCGCGGGTGCGGGTGGCGCCGACGCCTGCCAGCACGGGAACGTCCCCGGCCTCCTGGACAGCGAGCTGCACGACGCGACGGCGTTCGTCGCGGGCGAGGTAGGCGTAGCTGCCGGTTGAGCCGAGCACGGTGATCGAGTCGACCGCCGCGGCGGCGGCTCGGGTGACGAGGGTACGGAACGCGCCTTCGTCGATGCCTGCGTCTGTCTCGTCGGTGAGGGGGGTGAGGGGGAAGGCGCTCAGACCGGTGAGCAGTCGTGGCGCCACTGGGGGTGCGGGCTGGGCCATGGTGCTCCTCGGGGTGGGTGGCAGCGATGCGTCGGCACGGGTGCGTGCGCCGGTGGGACGGGGTGAGTCAGTGGATGAGCCCGGTGACGGCGGTGCGCGCTGTCCCGGACAGGTGCACCCGTCCGGCGGTGCCGGTGTCGACTCGCAGTGCTCCGCCGCGCGGTGATGCTTGTTCGGCGAGGAGGGTGGTGCCGAGCTGGTCTTGCCAATAGGGACCGATGGTGCAGTGGGCTGAGCCGGTGACCGGGTCCTCGGGGATGCCGTAGGCGGGGGCGAAGTAGCGGGACACGACTCCACCGGTGCGCGTCTTCGCGGTGACGATGAGACCGCCGGCCGGGAGCTGCGTGATGGCCTGCAGGTCGGGTGCGAGACCGCGCACGGCGGCCTCGGTCTCGAGGATCGCGAGCACGTTGCGTTCTCCCGGGTCGTCGTTGCTTGCGATGCCCGTCCAGACCGGGACCGCTCCGTCGAGTGCCGCGCGAAGGTCGGCGTGCAGGTCGGCGGATGGTGGCACCGGCTCGGCGGGGACGGACGGGAAGTCCAGCACGACCTGGTCGCCGTCACGCACCGCGCTCAGGGGACCGCTGGCGGTGGTGAAGGTGATCGTCGAGCCGTCGGAGACTGTCCCGCTCTCCCACAACCAATGCGCGCTGGCGAGGGTGGCGTGACCGCATAGGGCCACTTCAGCGACCGGGGTGAACCAGCGCAGCCGGAACGACGCCGGATCCTGCGCCGGCACGAGGAACGCTGTCTCGGCCTGGTGAAGCTCATTGGCGACGCCCTGCATCCACGCGTCGTCGGGGTAGGCGTCCAGGACCACGACCCCGGCCGGGTTGCCGGAGAACGGGTGCTCGGTCGTGAACGCGTCGACGATGGCGAAGGTGGTCTCGACAGGCATGGTCAGCGCGGTCCGTAGGCGGTGGTGAGGGCGGCTCCGAGGTCGGCCATGAGGTCGTTCTCGGCCTCGAGACCGATGGCGAGGCGGACGAGCCCGTGCTCTCGGAACGGCTGCGCGAATGCCTTGGCGGGGCCCTCGGGGTACTCCTCGTAGGCGACGAGGGTCTCGTCGTGACCCAGGCTCACCGCGGAGGTGATGACGCGCAGATCGTTGACGAACGTCAGCCGGTCGGTGTGGGTGCCGCCGATGGCGAACGAGACGACACCACCGAAGCCGCCGGAGAGCTGGGACACGGCGGCGGCGTGCTGGTGGTGGCTGACCAGTCCCGGGTAGGAGACATGCACGACGCGGGGATCCGCTTCGAGGAACTCAGCGACCGCCTGGGCGTTCTCGCACTGCCGCTGTAGACGCAGCGGCAGCGTGGTGGAGCCGCGCATGATGAGCCAGGCGTTGAACGGGGAGATGGCGCCGCCGGCGTGCCACATCGCCCCGGTGCGCGTCGGCTCGACCAGGTCGCGGGCGCCGATGACGACGCCGCCCATCGCGTCGCCATGGCCGTTGTAGTACTTAGTCAGCGAATGGATGGCGAGGTCGGCGCCGTGGTCGAGGGGGCGCATCATCGGTGGTGGCGTGAACGTCGAGTCGATGGTCAGCAGCGCGCCGGCGTCGTGGGCGATGCCGGCGAGTGCAGGGATGTCGGCGACGCGGAGGTCGGGGTTGGCGATGACCTCGGTGTGCACGAGGCGGGTGTTGGGGCGGAGGGCGGCGCGGACGGCGTCGAGGTCGGTGATGTCGACGAAGTCGACCTCGATGCCGAGCTTCTGGGGGAACACGTCGGTGAAGAGCCCAGCGACGCGCATGTAGACGACGTTGGACACAATGGCGTGGTCGCCGGGGTTGAGGATGGTGAAGAAGGCGGCGTGCAGTGCGGCCATGCCGGTGCCGAACACGGCGGCGGCTTCGCCGTGGTCGAGCTTGGCAAGCTTCTCCTCGAGGCCGCGCTGGTTGGCGCCGTGCTCGCGCGTGTACACCAGACCCTGGTAGTCGGGGTGGTCGATGTCGCTGGGGTCCTCGGGAAGTCGGTAGGAGTTCGCCATGACGATGGGGGTGCGGATGGCGCCCGTGGTCTCGTCGGCGTGGTTGCCGCCGTGCACCGACCAGGTGTTGCCGGTGAGGGTGGCGAAGTCGTGCTTGTCCGGGCGGGTGCCGGCCGTCGGGGCCTGGGTCATGACTGCTCCTGATGGGTGGCCCGGTCGGTCGGCTGGCCGGCTGGGGGGTCTGAGGTGGTGGCTGAGTCTGGGGTGGTGTGGGCGGAGGGTGGCGCTGGGAGGCGCCCGTCGCCGTAGGTGGCGCTGACGTCGGAGACGACGATGCGGTAGCCGTCGTACCAGCGCGCGACCTGGCCCTTGGCCTGGCGGTGCTGTGGGAACCGGCCGAGCTGCGCGACGGACGAGCGGTCGGCGAAGTAGTACATGGCGTTGACGACGTCCCCCTCGGGCGAGAGCCACTTCTCGACCCGGTCGAAGCCCGGCAGGGCTCTGGCGTAGTCGTCAATCTCTGCGTCGAGGCGGTGGAACTCGTCGTCGTAGGTGCCGGGCTTGAAGATGAACTGACAGCAGATCACGGGTGGTCCTGTCGGTGCTGCGGCGCGGTCGGGGCGGTCGAGGTGCTTGGGGCGATGAGGCGGGTGGCGACCTCGACGCGGGGACCCAGGCGTGCAAGGTGCTCGGCGAGCTCGTCACCGGCGGCGACGAGGGCCCCATCGGACAGCGGGGCCAGGGCGTCGAGGATGAAGACTGCCGACGTGGTCTGCGGGGTGAGCTGAGTTC
This genomic stretch from Nocardioides renjunii harbors:
- a CDS encoding dihydrodipicolinate synthase family protein, with product MAQPAPPVAPRLLTGLSAFPLTPLTDETDAGIDEGAFRTLVTRAAAAAVDSITVLGSTGSYAYLARDERRRVVQLAVQEAGDVPVLAGVGATRTRDVLRYIDDAQQAGAAALLLAPVSYQPLSDEEVYALFEDVTAAVSVPVVVYDNPGTTHFTFSDDLHARIAQLPAIASIKIPPDHDGPDALRERVDNLRSQLPAGVTIGISGDDVAAEGLNAGCDTWYSVLAGTVPDPCRAIVDAAGAGDAARTAELSNRLMPLWNLFFDHGSYRVTSAVAEELGLVAHPNLPRPVRGLDPTTRHQVRDAIATMRANGVPGLDPVR
- a CDS encoding PhzF family phenazine biosynthesis protein, which produces MPVETTFAIVDAFTTEHPFSGNPAGVVVLDAYPDDAWMQGVANELHQAETAFLVPAQDPASFRLRWFTPVAEVALCGHATLASAHWLWESGTVSDGSTITFTTASGPLSAVRDGDQVVLDFPSVPAEPVPPSADLHADLRAALDGAVPVWTGIASNDDPGERNVLAILETEAAVRGLAPDLQAITQLPAGGLIVTAKTRTGGVVSRYFAPAYGIPEDPVTGSAHCTIGPYWQDQLGTTLLAEQASPRGGALRVDTGTAGRVHLSGTARTAVTGLIH
- a CDS encoding trans-sulfuration enzyme family protein, coding for MTQAPTAGTRPDKHDFATLTGNTWSVHGGNHADETTGAIRTPIVMANSYRLPEDPSDIDHPDYQGLVYTREHGANQRGLEEKLAKLDHGEAAAVFGTGMAALHAAFFTILNPGDHAIVSNVVYMRVAGLFTDVFPQKLGIEVDFVDITDLDAVRAALRPNTRLVHTEVIANPDLRVADIPALAGIAHDAGALLTIDSTFTPPPMMRPLDHGADLAIHSLTKYYNGHGDAMGGVVIGARDLVEPTRTGAMWHAGGAISPFNAWLIMRGSTTLPLRLQRQCENAQAVAEFLEADPRVVHVSYPGLVSHHQHAAAVSQLSGGFGGVVSFAIGGTHTDRLTFVNDLRVITSAVSLGHDETLVAYEEYPEGPAKAFAQPFREHGLVRLAIGLEAENDLMADLGAALTTAYGPR